From the genome of Blautia pseudococcoides, one region includes:
- a CDS encoding ABC transporter substrate-binding protein produces MKLKKLAALGMVGVMLAGLTACGGNSDKEAAKTADGKEKEKLVIWSWGADEEKKSRETMVEAFQKAHPEIEVEHSVIPTADHVWDQKMTAALSAGTGPDVIQMSPDYYGLYTEYYEDLNPYVEKEGVDLKSVITEGMIEPYFRPDGKLEAMPLLENVFVLAYNKDMFDKFGVEYPTDDWTWDDLAETAKKFAGGEGADATYGMVNHWIDAGLSVICKGGSAYADDLKTCEVNSQEVKDGLNLFGDLVQSKAMPDDTAAKSLPKEQLFVSGHAAMYTLGGFETKLIAEEVGDNFAWDAVSMPKVENGKNNLMYATGYAMLKTSKNKDAAWTFLKEAAYANEDMAKETSKIGLTSCKNIAETYYKDLEYGPIKNSAFLDGLADAKLNIWGGAFSAAGDVYTQIWQSVTIDGKTAEEAMEEYYPALEKAFNEANGN; encoded by the coding sequence ATGAAATTAAAAAAATTGGCAGCATTGGGTATGGTTGGCGTTATGCTTGCAGGATTAACTGCCTGTGGAGGCAATTCTGATAAGGAAGCCGCAAAAACAGCAGATGGCAAGGAAAAGGAAAAACTGGTGATCTGGTCCTGGGGAGCAGATGAGGAGAAGAAATCAAGAGAAACCATGGTGGAGGCGTTTCAGAAAGCACATCCGGAAATCGAGGTTGAACATTCTGTGATCCCCACAGCTGACCACGTATGGGACCAGAAGATGACAGCAGCATTGTCTGCAGGCACCGGCCCGGATGTTATCCAGATGTCCCCGGATTATTACGGTTTATATACGGAATATTATGAAGACCTTAATCCTTATGTGGAAAAAGAAGGCGTTGACCTCAAATCCGTGATAACAGAGGGAATGATCGAGCCGTATTTCCGCCCGGATGGTAAGCTGGAGGCTATGCCTTTATTGGAGAATGTTTTTGTCCTGGCCTATAACAAGGATATGTTTGATAAGTTTGGTGTAGAATATCCTACCGATGACTGGACCTGGGATGACCTGGCAGAAACCGCTAAAAAGTTTGCCGGAGGAGAAGGGGCGGATGCCACCTATGGAATGGTAAACCATTGGATTGACGCAGGCTTGTCTGTGATCTGCAAAGGCGGAAGTGCATACGCAGATGATCTAAAGACGTGTGAAGTCAACAGCCAGGAAGTAAAAGACGGACTGAATTTATTCGGAGATTTGGTTCAGAGCAAGGCAATGCCGGATGACACAGCAGCAAAAAGCCTTCCGAAGGAACAGTTATTTGTATCTGGACACGCGGCTATGTATACACTGGGCGGATTTGAGACAAAGCTGATCGCAGAGGAAGTGGGAGATAATTTTGCATGGGATGCGGTTTCTATGCCGAAAGTGGAAAACGGAAAGAACAACCTTATGTACGCAACCGGCTATGCCATGCTGAAAACTTCAAAGAACAAGGATGCAGCCTGGACTTTCTTAAAAGAAGCAGCGTATGCAAATGAAGATATGGCAAAAGAAACCAGTAAGATCGGTCTTACATCCTGCAAAAATATCGCAGAGACATATTATAAGGATTTAGAGTATGGACCGATCAAAAACAGCGCATTTCTTGACGGACTGGCCGATGCAAAACTGAATATATGGGGCGGTGCATTTTCAGCAGCCGGTGATGTGTATACACAGATTTGGCAGTCAGTGACCATTGACGGCAAGACGGCAGAGGAAGCCATGGAGGAGTATTATCCGGCTTTGGAGAAGGCATTTAACGAGGCAAACGGCAACTGA
- a CDS encoding LacI family DNA-binding transcriptional regulator gives MGKNVTRKDIAKEAGVSVSVVSRALNNSGYVDNEKKKRILEIANRVGYMPNPVAMALQQKKTYQLLFFCGDLTGTYYNQMYHGMAREAEKKGYHVLAIMNERDFEMVKKTLADGALFPTESVAQAYAESIGKNYYLPTVTASFDPSAVFAKPMPAVIIDNRKVINTAIDYLWKKGHRKIGMALPFNEGYANLRYRYWKERMMLEIGKEYRKYILDVQGDLEKTETPKNSSQKDFSCEAEGFVYLDLFFIGRRAARMYQASAHKPTAIICFNDDMAFGMMEELKSLGFRVPEDVSVIGIDGLFTRERYEPKLTTMAIYPERQGAECVDVLINVLEGNKYKYMNYSPFKILEGETVKNMASV, from the coding sequence ATGGGAAAAAATGTTACCAGGAAGGACATAGCGAAAGAGGCCGGTGTTTCGGTGTCTGTGGTCTCGAGAGCACTTAACAACAGCGGATATGTAGACAACGAAAAAAAGAAAAGAATTTTGGAGATCGCTAACCGTGTAGGGTATATGCCAAACCCTGTAGCCATGGCATTGCAGCAGAAAAAAACGTACCAGCTGTTGTTTTTCTGCGGAGACCTTACCGGAACGTATTATAACCAGATGTACCATGGCATGGCCAGGGAAGCTGAAAAAAAGGGATATCATGTTCTGGCTATCATGAATGAACGGGATTTCGAGATGGTGAAAAAGACATTAGCGGACGGTGCGCTTTTCCCTACGGAGTCGGTGGCACAGGCATATGCGGAAAGTATCGGCAAAAACTATTACCTGCCAACCGTCACGGCAAGTTTTGATCCATCAGCGGTTTTTGCGAAACCCATGCCGGCAGTTATTATTGATAATAGAAAAGTTATCAATACGGCGATTGACTATCTCTGGAAAAAAGGCCATCGAAAAATCGGTATGGCGCTTCCGTTTAATGAAGGCTACGCAAATCTCCGTTACCGTTACTGGAAGGAACGGATGATGCTGGAAATAGGGAAAGAATACAGAAAATATATCCTGGATGTACAGGGAGATCTGGAAAAGACGGAAACACCAAAGAACAGCAGTCAAAAGGATTTCAGCTGTGAAGCGGAAGGGTTTGTTTACCTGGATCTGTTTTTCATAGGAAGAAGGGCAGCCAGGATGTATCAGGCGTCTGCGCATAAGCCCACAGCCATCATCTGTTTTAATGATGATATGGCATTTGGAATGATGGAAGAATTAAAATCTCTGGGATTCAGGGTGCCCGAAGATGTTTCCGTTATAGGGATCGACGGACTTTTTACAAGAGAAAGATATGAGCCGAAACTGACAACAATGGCCATCTACCCGGAACGACAGGGAGCGGAATGTGTAGATGTTTTGATAAATGTATTAGAAGGCAACAAATATAAATATATGAATTACTCTCCTTTTAAAATCCTGGAGGGAGAGACCGTAAAAAATATGGCATCTGTTTAG
- a CDS encoding helix-turn-helix domain-containing protein, translating into MDKAATIHIREVSKEEQERLVMMPYRQTDMESHTHDFFELVYVVKGTAVHTLNSAEGMLTEGDYFIVDYGSVHSYSRSSDFTLINCIFLPEVIDETLTGCRSLDELLHGCLIRYYTSIPGETPVDRIFHDENGRIKQLIMGMLEEYEEKEEGYAEVFRCRLIELLILTLRKGIHEKQKHPKHRAVLDVIQYVDRNYQDYVNLGAFCRQYHYSLSYISRIFRQETGLSFREYLQKVRIEKSCRLLAGSDMRIGEIAQAVGYEDKKFFNSVFKRIVKMTPREYRNLWAAKGKN; encoded by the coding sequence ATGGATAAAGCGGCAACGATCCATATCAGGGAGGTTTCAAAGGAGGAGCAGGAGCGGCTGGTCATGATGCCATACCGGCAGACGGATATGGAGAGCCATACCCATGATTTTTTTGAGTTGGTGTATGTGGTGAAGGGAACAGCAGTGCATACGCTCAATTCGGCAGAGGGAATGCTCACAGAGGGGGATTATTTTATTGTAGACTATGGAAGCGTGCACAGCTATTCCAGAAGTTCGGATTTTACACTGATCAACTGTATCTTTCTGCCTGAGGTGATAGATGAGACGCTGACAGGGTGTCGTTCTCTGGATGAACTGCTGCACGGCTGCCTGATCCGCTATTATACATCCATACCGGGTGAAACACCTGTAGACCGTATCTTCCATGATGAGAACGGACGGATCAAACAACTGATCATGGGTATGCTGGAGGAGTATGAGGAGAAAGAAGAGGGGTATGCAGAGGTATTCCGGTGCAGACTGATCGAGCTGCTCATACTCACCCTGCGAAAAGGCATTCATGAGAAGCAAAAGCATCCAAAACACAGGGCAGTGCTGGATGTGATTCAGTACGTTGACAGGAATTATCAGGATTATGTCAACCTGGGGGCATTCTGCAGACAGTATCACTATTCCTTGTCCTATATCAGCAGGATTTTCCGGCAGGAGACAGGGCTTTCCTTCCGTGAATATCTGCAGAAGGTCAGAATAGAGAAGAGCTGCCGGCTTCTGGCGGGCAGTGATATGCGGATTGGAGAGATCGCCCAGGCGGTGGGGTATGAGGATAAGAAGTTTTTCAACAGTGTGTTTAAGAGGATTGTGAAAATGACGCCCAGGGAATACAGAAACCTTTGGGCTGCAAAAGGGAAAAATTGA
- a CDS encoding alpha-L-rhamnosidase encodes MEWYAKWIKPQTETGDICPLFQKSFFLKKPVKAAALYITALGTYEAELNKTRIGDFILAPGWTSYQKRLQYQAYDVTNLVKENNQLSVTVGKGWYRSPMPGWSRSSVQEELKKSPAGLLAQLEITYEDGSTEYMATDETWTFTDSPVRFSEIYDGEIFDASLAYGCAPGCSSTQGHGSGRPVCEFEGPSHTLIPQQGEEIREQERLSPIGIFTTPKGETVVDFGQDITGYVEISLTAKAGEKVALSHAEVLDKEGCFYTENYRSAKAQYLYICRDGQQSYKPKLTFFGFRYVRIDQYPGGPCAAKPENFTAVVIHSAMRRTGYFNCSNPLLNQLFDNVIWGQKGNFVDVPTDCPQRDERLGWTGDAQVFIRTACMNYDAEKFYTKWLSDMAADQGEDGRVGHVIPDLLSEEPASSAWGDAAAICPWELYLAYGNKELLSSQFTLMKKWISYISSHTTTPYLWTGGTHYGDWLGLDAPVGSYKGSTREDFIASAFYAYSTWLVMEAGKVLGEDITEYETLYTEIVSAFRTAFPEYKTQTECILAARFGLAKDCQAAADQLAAMVKECGIRLQTGFVGTPYILHTLSEYGYSHLAYSLLLKEDYPSWLYPVTKGATTIWEHWDGIMPDGNFWSADMNSFNHYAYGSVADWIYSVAGGIQRLAAFPGYEKVSIAPIPDKRLDWLSVSLDTRHGKITSSWKKAGDVWRYEITTPVDAVVMIAGKEREVGKGTHLFYSKIETI; translated from the coding sequence ATGGAATGGTATGCAAAATGGATCAAACCACAGACGGAAACAGGTGATATCTGCCCCCTGTTCCAAAAATCTTTCTTCCTGAAAAAGCCGGTAAAGGCAGCAGCACTTTATATAACAGCTCTCGGTACCTACGAAGCGGAGCTGAACAAAACCCGGATAGGAGATTTTATACTTGCCCCAGGGTGGACTTCTTATCAAAAACGGCTTCAGTATCAGGCTTATGACGTTACAAATCTGGTAAAAGAAAACAACCAACTCTCCGTCACCGTAGGAAAAGGCTGGTACCGAAGTCCCATGCCGGGCTGGAGCAGATCATCCGTGCAGGAGGAGCTTAAAAAAAGCCCTGCGGGACTTCTCGCGCAACTGGAGATCACGTATGAGGACGGTTCCACGGAGTACATGGCAACGGATGAGACCTGGACGTTTACAGACAGCCCTGTCCGCTTTTCAGAAATATACGACGGCGAGATTTTTGATGCCTCCCTGGCATACGGCTGTGCACCCGGATGCAGCAGCACCCAGGGTCATGGATCCGGCAGACCGGTATGTGAATTTGAAGGCCCGTCACATACCTTGATCCCCCAGCAGGGTGAGGAAATCCGGGAGCAGGAAAGGCTTTCTCCCATTGGGATATTTACCACTCCAAAAGGAGAGACCGTGGTGGATTTCGGACAAGATATCACAGGTTATGTGGAAATCAGCCTTACCGCAAAGGCCGGAGAAAAAGTAGCGCTCTCCCACGCAGAAGTTCTGGATAAAGAAGGATGTTTTTACACAGAGAATTACCGAAGCGCCAAAGCGCAGTATTTATATATCTGCCGTGACGGTCAGCAGTCTTATAAGCCAAAACTTACGTTCTTCGGTTTCCGCTATGTACGGATCGACCAGTATCCGGGCGGCCCTTGTGCGGCAAAACCGGAAAATTTCACAGCCGTGGTGATACATTCCGCAATGCGGCGGACCGGATATTTTAACTGTTCCAATCCCCTTTTGAATCAGCTTTTTGACAATGTCATCTGGGGACAGAAGGGAAATTTTGTGGACGTTCCCACAGACTGTCCCCAGAGGGACGAACGTCTTGGATGGACCGGAGATGCGCAGGTGTTCATCCGCACAGCCTGCATGAATTATGACGCAGAAAAATTTTATACAAAATGGCTGTCAGATATGGCGGCAGACCAGGGGGAGGACGGAAGGGTAGGCCATGTGATCCCCGATCTGCTCTCCGAAGAACCCGCCAGCTCTGCCTGGGGTGATGCGGCAGCCATCTGCCCCTGGGAACTCTATCTGGCATACGGAAACAAGGAATTGTTATCCTCCCAGTTTACCCTCATGAAGAAATGGATCTCCTATATTTCTTCCCATACCACAACCCCATATCTGTGGACCGGAGGCACACACTACGGAGACTGGCTGGGCCTGGATGCGCCTGTGGGAAGCTATAAAGGTTCCACCCGGGAGGATTTTATCGCCTCCGCATTTTATGCATATTCCACATGGCTGGTCATGGAAGCCGGAAAGGTGCTGGGGGAGGATATCACAGAATATGAAACCCTTTACACTGAAATTGTATCTGCCTTCCGCACCGCCTTCCCGGAATACAAAACCCAGACCGAGTGTATTTTGGCTGCCCGCTTCGGCCTTGCCAAAGACTGCCAGGCAGCTGCGGATCAGCTTGCTGCCATGGTCAAAGAGTGCGGTATCCGGCTTCAGACCGGCTTTGTGGGAACGCCTTATATCCTGCATACCCTGAGCGAATACGGCTATTCCCACCTGGCCTACAGCCTGTTGCTGAAGGAAGACTACCCCTCCTGGCTGTATCCTGTGACCAAAGGCGCCACTACGATCTGGGAACACTGGGACGGCATTATGCCTGACGGCAATTTCTGGAGCGCGGATATGAACTCTTTCAACCACTACGCTTACGGCTCTGTGGCTGACTGGATTTACAGTGTGGCCGGGGGGATCCAAAGGCTTGCTGCATTCCCGGGCTATGAAAAAGTGAGTATTGCCCCCATCCCCGACAAAAGGCTTGACTGGCTGTCAGTATCCCTGGATACACGCCATGGAAAAATAACTTCCTCCTGGAAAAAAGCGGGGGATGTGTGGCGCTATGAGATCACGACTCCGGTGGATGCGGTTGTGATGATCGCGGGGAAGGAACGGGAAGTCGGCAAAGGGACCCATCTGTTCTATAGTAAAATAGAAACCATCTGA
- a CDS encoding glycoside hydrolase family 36 protein yields the protein MNRCSEKTWRISHNFPGKSEVKVLFEEKGMICREAHFRYTSSAGEKEERRITVEFSFPVLDISGRWYPSCGFDRSIKADWFPEVESMTSISAPVICFFNGKGENRHTIALSEVKQKVAMRYGIHEENGVMLCRIDMILPRGLFLQGYKLRIWESAREEPYWNTLADVRKWWEAAPEWQMMEVPGEARKPFYSFWYSKHQSVDADTVEKECRLAADMGFTSVIVDDGWQTDDNSRGYAFCGDWEPAVKKFPDFAQHVRKVRDMGLKYLMWFSVPYVGKRTKAWERFGHKLLYWNELQQAGVLDIRYPQVREYLKGIYLKAVKDWGIDGLKLDFIDEFYLYDESPMFTEGMDCADVQEALDILLTEVKEVLTSVRPDILIEFRQKYIGPQIRKYGNLLRVSDCPGSGISNRVGIVDLRLLSGATAVHSDMLMWHEEEKTEDAALQVLS from the coding sequence ATGAACAGATGTAGTGAAAAGACATGGAGGATATCCCATAATTTCCCCGGGAAATCTGAAGTAAAAGTATTGTTTGAAGAAAAGGGAATGATCTGCAGAGAGGCACATTTTCGGTATACGTCCTCAGCCGGGGAAAAGGAGGAACGCAGAATTACAGTGGAGTTTTCCTTTCCCGTATTGGATATAAGCGGCAGATGGTATCCGTCCTGTGGATTCGACAGGTCGATCAAAGCGGACTGGTTTCCTGAAGTGGAATCCATGACATCCATTTCTGCACCGGTCATTTGTTTTTTTAATGGAAAAGGGGAAAACAGGCATACCATTGCTTTGTCAGAGGTAAAGCAAAAGGTGGCCATGAGGTATGGAATCCATGAGGAAAATGGTGTTATGCTCTGCCGAATTGATATGATCCTTCCAAGAGGCTTGTTTCTGCAAGGGTATAAACTGAGGATTTGGGAATCTGCCAGAGAGGAGCCGTACTGGAACACACTGGCGGATGTGAGAAAGTGGTGGGAGGCTGCTCCGGAGTGGCAGATGATGGAAGTGCCCGGGGAGGCAAGAAAACCCTTCTATTCCTTCTGGTACTCCAAACATCAGTCTGTAGATGCCGATACTGTGGAAAAGGAGTGCAGGCTGGCAGCAGATATGGGATTTACCTCTGTTATTGTGGATGACGGTTGGCAGACAGATGATAACAGCCGGGGCTATGCGTTCTGCGGAGACTGGGAACCGGCTGTTAAAAAGTTCCCGGATTTTGCACAGCACGTTAGAAAGGTCCGGGATATGGGACTAAAATACCTTATGTGGTTTTCTGTTCCCTATGTGGGGAAAAGAACAAAGGCCTGGGAGCGGTTTGGCCATAAACTTTTGTACTGGAATGAGCTTCAGCAGGCGGGAGTGCTGGATATCCGATATCCCCAGGTAAGGGAGTATCTGAAGGGAATCTATCTGAAAGCAGTGAAGGACTGGGGGATCGACGGGCTGAAACTGGATTTTATCGACGAGTTTTACCTTTATGATGAAAGCCCTATGTTTACAGAGGGGATGGACTGTGCAGATGTACAGGAGGCGCTGGATATTCTTTTGACGGAGGTAAAGGAGGTGCTTACCTCGGTCCGCCCGGATATACTGATTGAGTTTAGGCAGAAATATATTGGCCCTCAGATCAGGAAATACGGAAATTTGCTGAGAGTCTCAGACTGTCCGGGATCCGGGATCAGCAACAGAGTTGGAATTGTGGATCTGCGGCTTCTCTCCGGAGCCACAGCTGTACACTCGGATATGCTTATGTGGCATGAGGAGGAAAAAACGGAGGATGCTGCGCTGCAGGTATTGAGCTGA
- a CDS encoding carbohydrate ABC transporter permease: MNRKRKEGKMQNTRKNKWWLYLIGAVVVVVHFIPLYILFGVAAKSSMDTSSRWIMPAYIEWNNFKEALNGGNMLLALKNTAVITVFSVVFITMIGAFSAYPLARNRSRFNMGVKSFILGIMMIPGLSILVPLYSTMVKIQGISTYWGIIIVLVTFNLPMSIFLFSNFIAGIPEALEEAAFIDGCGPVQAFFRIILPQLKPVIASVVILTGVGCWNDYQFSLYFLQSPKLKTITLAVASYFSQTANNMNAAAASALLGVLPVLVLFLFLQKYFIQGMVDSAVK; encoded by the coding sequence ATGAACAGAAAGCGCAAAGAGGGTAAAATGCAGAATACCCGGAAAAATAAATGGTGGTTATATCTGATAGGGGCAGTGGTGGTTGTTGTTCATTTTATTCCCCTGTACATATTGTTTGGTGTTGCGGCAAAATCTTCTATGGATACCAGTTCCAGGTGGATCATGCCTGCTTATATTGAGTGGAATAACTTTAAGGAGGCGCTGAACGGTGGAAATATGCTGCTGGCTTTAAAGAATACAGCAGTCATAACCGTATTTTCCGTTGTGTTCATCACAATGATCGGAGCCTTTTCCGCATATCCGCTGGCAAGAAACCGTTCCAGATTTAATATGGGGGTTAAGAGTTTTATTCTGGGCATCATGATGATTCCGGGTCTGAGTATTCTGGTCCCCCTTTACAGTACTATGGTAAAAATACAGGGGATATCCACCTATTGGGGAATCATCATTGTGCTGGTAACCTTTAATCTGCCCATGAGTATATTTTTGTTCTCTAATTTTATTGCTGGGATTCCGGAAGCGCTGGAAGAGGCGGCGTTTATTGACGGGTGCGGACCGGTTCAGGCCTTTTTCAGAATTATACTGCCGCAGCTAAAGCCTGTCATAGCCAGTGTGGTGATACTGACGGGGGTAGGATGCTGGAATGATTACCAGTTTTCCTTATATTTTCTACAGTCACCAAAGCTGAAGACCATCACCTTGGCTGTGGCCAGTTATTTTTCCCAGACCGCTAATAATATGAATGCTGCCGCCGCTTCTGCCCTGCTTGGAGTATTGCCGGTCCTGGTGCTGTTTCTGTTTTTACAGAAGTATTTTATTCAGGGTATGGTAGACAGTGCAGTGAAATAA
- a CDS encoding carbohydrate ABC transporter permease — MSKKSRKSVINIFYVPAILLFLFFVIYPFAEGIRISFTNWNGYSQKYTYVKFDNYVKLLHDGNILTALKNTLIYGMGSTVVQNILGLGYAVLLNTKMKGRTVIRTVVYAPVMISGLVMGYIMYFLVQYDGGAVNDILAALGQAPVDWLSSGSRAVIIMTLINSIQYVGISMVIYLAGLQNISSQYYEAAAIDGVSRWQQFRYITVPLLIPAISSSVTLNLIGGLKLFDVIQALTKGGPGYASHSLSTLVANQYFQATNAGYSSTIGLFSFLLIMLLSNVVTSYFNKKEVYM, encoded by the coding sequence ATGAGCAAAAAAAGCAGAAAATCTGTGATCAATATTTTTTATGTTCCGGCTATACTTTTGTTCTTGTTTTTTGTTATATATCCTTTTGCGGAAGGGATAAGAATTTCTTTTACCAACTGGAACGGATATTCGCAGAAATATACATATGTAAAATTTGATAATTATGTGAAGCTTTTACATGATGGAAATATTTTGACAGCATTAAAAAACACTTTGATCTATGGGATGGGCAGTACGGTGGTACAAAATATCCTGGGCCTTGGCTACGCTGTTTTACTGAATACGAAGATGAAGGGCAGGACCGTCATCCGTACGGTGGTCTATGCACCAGTCATGATATCCGGACTGGTTATGGGATATATTATGTATTTTCTGGTACAGTATGATGGCGGAGCGGTGAACGATATACTGGCTGCACTGGGACAGGCTCCTGTGGACTGGCTCAGCAGCGGCAGCAGGGCTGTGATCATTATGACATTGATCAACAGTATACAGTATGTGGGAATCTCTATGGTGATTTATCTGGCCGGACTGCAGAATATATCATCACAATATTATGAGGCGGCGGCCATTGACGGAGTAAGCAGATGGCAGCAGTTCCGTTATATTACCGTTCCACTTCTGATCCCTGCCATTTCTTCCTCTGTAACATTGAATTTAATTGGGGGATTGAAATTATTTGATGTGATCCAGGCGTTGACAAAAGGCGGGCCGGGTTACGCCTCCCATTCCCTCTCCACACTTGTGGCAAACCAGTATTTTCAGGCCACAAATGCAGGGTATTCTTCTACCATAGGCCTTTTCTCATTTTTATTGATCATGCTCCTGAGTAATGTGGTGACTTCTTACTTTAATAAGAAGGAGGTATATATGTAA